In a genomic window of Streptomyces pristinaespiralis:
- the rsmD gene encoding 16S rRNA (guanine(966)-N(2))-methyltransferase RsmD, protein MTRVIAGAAGGRRLAVPPGTCTRPTSDRAREGLFSSWESQLGTLDGIRVADLYAGSGAVGLEALSRGASHALLVEADARAARVVRENVRALGLPGAEVRTGKAEQIVTGPAPESPYDVVFLDPPYAVTDDDLREILLTLRLQGWLADDGLVTVERSTRGGEFNWPKGFTPLRARRYGEGTLWYGRAAATCEDAP, encoded by the coding sequence ATGACCCGCGTGATCGCCGGCGCTGCCGGCGGACGCCGCCTCGCCGTCCCGCCAGGCACCTGCACCCGCCCCACCTCCGACCGTGCCCGGGAAGGGCTGTTCTCCAGCTGGGAGTCCCAGCTCGGCACCCTCGACGGCATCCGCGTCGCCGATCTCTACGCGGGGTCGGGCGCGGTGGGCCTCGAGGCCCTGTCCAGGGGCGCGTCCCACGCCCTGCTGGTCGAGGCGGACGCCCGGGCGGCCCGCGTCGTCCGGGAGAACGTGCGGGCGCTCGGCCTGCCCGGCGCGGAGGTGCGTACCGGCAAAGCGGAACAGATCGTGACGGGTCCGGCGCCGGAGAGCCCCTACGACGTCGTCTTCCTCGACCCGCCGTACGCCGTCACGGACGACGATCTTCGGGAGATTCTGCTCACACTCCGCCTCCAGGGCTGGCTCGCGGACGATGGCCTCGTCACCGTGGAGCGCAGCACCAGAGGCGGAGAATTCAACTGGCCCAAGGGCTTCACGCCACTGCGGGCCCGTCGCTACGGCGAGGGGACGCTTTGGTACGGTCGCGCCGCCGCTACGTGCGAAGACGCACCATGA
- the coaD gene encoding pantetheine-phosphate adenylyltransferase encodes MRRAVCPGSFDPITNGHLDIIARASKLYDVVHVAVMINKSKQGLFTVDERIAMIREVTGEYGNVVVESHHGLLVDFCKERDIPAIVKGLRAVSDFDYELQMAQMNNGLSGVETLFVPTNPTYSFLSSSLVKEVAAWGGDVSHLLPDTVHRALVRRLAEKG; translated from the coding sequence TTGCGCCGCGCAGTCTGTCCGGGGTCATTCGACCCCATCACCAATGGGCACCTGGACATCATCGCCCGCGCCTCCAAGCTGTACGACGTCGTACATGTCGCGGTGATGATCAACAAGTCCAAGCAGGGACTCTTCACCGTCGACGAGCGGATCGCGATGATCCGCGAGGTCACCGGTGAGTACGGGAACGTCGTGGTGGAGTCCCACCACGGTCTCCTGGTCGACTTCTGCAAGGAGCGCGACATCCCCGCGATCGTCAAGGGGCTGCGCGCGGTCAGCGACTTCGACTACGAGCTGCAGATGGCCCAGATGAACAACGGCCTGTCGGGGGTGGAGACGCTGTTCGTGCCGACCAACCCCACCTACAGCTTCCTCTCCTCGAGCCTCGTCAAGGAAGTCGCCGCCTGGGGCGGCGACGTCTCCCACCTGCTGCCCGACACCGTCCACCGCGCGCTCGTGCGCCGGCTCGCGGAAAAGGGCTGA